The region GGCTGGGGCAGATCTGCCCGCCCCGCCGCTACAGCCGCGGCGAACGCGTCTACCGGCGGGGTGAGCCGGCAGGAAATCTGTACATCCTGCTTGAAGGGCACGTCAAGCTCGCCCAGCCCGGCTGGCTGGGCAACGAGCGCGTCCTGACCGTCTGCGGTCCGGACGACTTCTTCGGGGAGAACTTCCTGACCCTCGCCCGGACCTGTCTGGCTGATGCAGTGTGCCTGACCGACCACACGGTCGTGTGCCCGGTGAGCCGCGAACAGTTTCTGGAAGTCGCCACGCAGTTGCCCCGGGTGGCCCTGACTTTTGCGGTGGTGCTGGCCCGGCGCAACGCGCTCCTGGAGGAGCGCCTGCACGTGATGACCCAGCCGGTGCAGGTGCGCCTGGCGCGCGTCATGGCGGAACTCGCGGTCCGGCTGGGTGAGGACCTCGGCGGCCACGTGTATCACCTCAGGCTGGACCTCCGGCACGACGAGATTGCGAGCATGGCGAACGCCAGCCGCGTGAGCGCCACCCAGGCGATCAGCGCGTGGCGCGCCCAGGGCCTCGTGCGCGGAACCCGCGGCGACTACCGCGTGAACGTCCGGGGCCTGGAGACCCTGATTGAGCAGCTGGAACTGGAGGCGCTCGAGTGACGGCCTCACCAGCCGTGTGGAACGTGCCGTGCGCGCTCGGCGAGGCGGTCATGTCGGTGGACGTGGCGGTGCTGGGCGGCGGAGCGGCGGGGCTGACGGCCGCTCAGGTTGCTGCGGCCCGGGGCCGGACGGTCATGCTGATCGAGCGCGACCGGCTGGGTGGCGAGTGCCTGTTCACCGGCTGCGTGCCGTCCAAAACGCTGCTTTCCCTGGCCCGGCGGGTTCACGCCGCGCGCTCCACCGAGGCGCTGGGACTCGCCGTGCTGGGCACCCCCAACTGGGCGGCCGTCCAGGCCACCCTGCGCCGGACCACCCTCGCCTTCCAGGCGGCGGACAGCCCGCAGGCCGTGCAGGCCAGTGGCGTGCGGGTGGTAAACGGCGAGGCCCGCTTCGTGGCGCCCCGCACCCTGGAACTGCAGTGTGAAGGGCACACGCATCAGATCGTGGCGCAGGAAGTCATTCTGGCCACTGGGGCGCATCCGGTGGTTCCGCCCATTCCGGGGCTCGCGGACCTGCCCTACCTCACCACCGAGACCCTCTTTGACCTGCCGCAGGCCCCCGTTCACCTGTTGATCCTCGGCGGTGGCCCGGTCGGGTGTGAGATGGCGCAGGCGTTCGTGCGTCTGGGCAGCGACGTGACCCTCATTCAATCCGCAGCGCAGCTGCTGCCCCGGGATGAACCCGAGGCGGCCCGGCACCTGCTGCAGGTCCTGCGGGCCGACGGGGTGACCGTGCACCTGAACGCCACCGTCCAGCGGATGCGGCACGGGCCGGACGGCGTCGCCGCCGAACTGGCAGGCGGCGCGACCGTTCATGCCTCGCACGTGCTGCTCGCCACCGGCAAGCAGCCCAACGTGCATCACCTCGGCCTGGACGTGATTGGCGCCGCCTACGACGAGCGCGGTCTTCACGTGGACGCCCGGATGCGCTCCACGACGGTGCCGTACCTG is a window of Deinococcus taeanensis DNA encoding:
- a CDS encoding Crp/Fnr family transcriptional regulator, whose protein sequence is MSPVDPTRRLLSLLGVGAAPRAPQRAWAVTDTDWMNSISEPDMQRLGQICPPRRYSRGERVYRRGEPAGNLYILLEGHVKLAQPGWLGNERVLTVCGPDDFFGENFLTLARTCLADAVCLTDHTVVCPVSREQFLEVATQLPRVALTFAVVLARRNALLEERLHVMTQPVQVRLARVMAELAVRLGEDLGGHVYHLRLDLRHDEIASMANASRVSATQAISAWRAQGLVRGTRGDYRVNVRGLETLIEQLELEALE
- a CDS encoding dihydrolipoyl dehydrogenase family protein; protein product: MTASPAVWNVPCALGEAVMSVDVAVLGGGAAGLTAAQVAAARGRTVMLIERDRLGGECLFTGCVPSKTLLSLARRVHAARSTEALGLAVLGTPNWAAVQATLRRTTLAFQAADSPQAVQASGVRVVNGEARFVAPRTLELQCEGHTHQIVAQEVILATGAHPVVPPIPGLADLPYLTTETLFDLPQAPVHLLILGGGPVGCEMAQAFVRLGSDVTLIQSAAQLLPRDEPEAARHLLQVLRADGVTVHLNATVQRMRHGPDGVAAELAGGATVHASHVLLATGKQPNVHHLGLDVIGAAYDERGLHVDARMRSTTVPYLSGAGDVVGGPMFTHGATERGTLAGLGATGLLGRLLARARAPGAQVERIPWVTFTAPEVAHWGLTETDAVRQYGRRVTVVEFDFGHLDRAITEGTPGFVKLVALRGWLGTPLGLRVVGAQVVGGPAGELAQLLSLPARLGVHPLKLALLPAPYPTYAEAARQTYLGLFTQGRAFGVRRPGRA